The Nitrosopumilus sp. genome includes a window with the following:
- a CDS encoding GMC family oxidoreductase has translation MTNTIYGIDKFEKRAEPYEVIQKDVIRDVDVCVIGSGAAGAILAEKFAAAGKTVVLLEKGGYYDGESMNQLENDMISLLWKNSGANFTSNLKIAIAQGSCLGGSTVINDAVCFRIPELVIQQWNNLGVNISKEEWDYANDEVSSRINVTKVTENELNENAKKLRQACSEIQVNGESITEHRVNDRNCGPSWTDPSLQSCVQCGFCHLGCHYDTKQSMLVTYIHDALQTSENFTIYCNCEINKLVHSNGVVTGVEGSFIDNTGNEKYRIRVNAQVVVISAGAIASSNLLQKSGVANKNIGNGLALHPAPFVMGHFKEKIYGNRGIPMSYTCHQFGVTNNIRRGGFLIESIFLPIFQMALAIPNFGLDHARLMAEFNNYTLAGVMVRDDSVGKIIKTFGGNPKVLYELTNDTIDDMSRGMALLARMWFEIGADYVVTSHNDVPELRGIWDIPKLEKAVRENPDGLRVGSAHPQGGNRMGDDPEKAVVDSNCLVFGFKNLYVCDASVFPTALGVNPQLTVMALGALTANKILANWPSDIVIPHSLGNTCNLSQTQNCLSDTIGEMFSVTEHKPELFDSLENSVSNEIVPGENWYFDKGTLMISNNLYWKGFYGRNADITTTGLRIFGGFYKRFRRLNSESFSGVTKPFNVPVFAKSIAKQKELAGHGKVIHLEYEDTPFNQAYDILKIVDENHILGKAFLGSFGRGQQLFDFSMSRTYPIDFMGEDDLTTLFYNDEFSHTPTKDEMIGRWEGVLVSDSFVTPRSQVFDFDYDGSGEYQMHYNFSNIIQGYSEVSTNENLFRFDDFTPFHDELRMIRPDFVVGKWVTDWSSVQNNRFSILELEHLINSGASTIQVLDSIYKIFNLRIPRLPQEIGVSFLNVENHPQKGSRIGLSYILRKTN, from the coding sequence ATGACAAATACCATTTACGGTATTGACAAATTTGAGAAAAGGGCAGAACCATACGAAGTGATTCAAAAAGATGTAATCCGAGATGTTGATGTATGTGTAATAGGATCAGGTGCTGCAGGAGCAATACTTGCAGAAAAATTTGCTGCAGCAGGTAAAACAGTTGTCCTATTAGAAAAAGGAGGTTACTATGATGGTGAATCTATGAATCAACTAGAAAATGACATGATCTCACTACTGTGGAAGAATAGTGGGGCCAACTTCACATCAAATCTGAAAATTGCCATAGCTCAAGGCTCTTGTCTGGGAGGATCCACTGTGATTAATGATGCAGTGTGTTTTAGAATTCCAGAACTTGTAATTCAACAATGGAATAATTTAGGGGTGAACATCTCAAAGGAAGAATGGGATTATGCAAATGATGAAGTATCATCAAGAATTAATGTTACAAAGGTAACAGAGAATGAATTAAATGAGAACGCAAAAAAACTCCGACAAGCATGCTCAGAGATACAAGTCAATGGTGAATCAATTACTGAACATCGTGTGAATGATAGAAATTGTGGTCCATCCTGGACTGATCCATCACTTCAATCATGTGTGCAATGTGGGTTTTGTCATTTAGGGTGTCATTATGATACAAAACAAAGTATGCTAGTTACATACATCCATGATGCATTGCAAACTAGTGAGAATTTTACTATATATTGTAATTGTGAGATAAATAAGCTCGTTCATTCAAACGGAGTGGTAACTGGAGTTGAAGGTTCATTTATTGACAACACAGGAAACGAAAAATATCGTATTAGAGTCAATGCTCAGGTAGTGGTGATTAGTGCAGGTGCAATAGCATCTTCAAATCTACTGCAAAAATCAGGTGTGGCCAACAAAAATATTGGAAATGGATTAGCATTGCACCCAGCACCATTTGTTATGGGTCATTTTAAAGAAAAGATCTACGGAAATAGAGGAATTCCAATGTCATATACATGTCACCAATTTGGAGTTACAAACAATATTCGCAGAGGAGGCTTTTTAATTGAAAGTATATTCTTGCCAATATTTCAAATGGCACTTGCCATACCAAACTTTGGTTTGGATCATGCAAGGCTAATGGCAGAATTCAATAACTATACACTTGCAGGAGTAATGGTAAGAGATGATTCGGTAGGTAAAATCATAAAAACTTTTGGAGGCAATCCAAAAGTGTTATACGAATTAACAAATGATACGATAGATGACATGTCTAGAGGCATGGCATTACTTGCACGAATGTGGTTTGAAATAGGTGCGGATTATGTAGTTACATCACACAATGATGTACCTGAACTTCGAGGCATATGGGATATTCCAAAACTAGAGAAAGCAGTAAGGGAGAATCCAGACGGTCTTAGAGTAGGTTCAGCACACCCACAAGGTGGAAATAGAATGGGGGATGATCCAGAAAAGGCAGTTGTTGATTCCAATTGTTTAGTATTTGGATTTAAGAATCTCTATGTATGTGATGCAAGTGTTTTTCCAACTGCTCTTGGAGTGAATCCTCAGTTAACTGTGATGGCACTTGGGGCATTAACTGCAAACAAGATACTTGCAAATTGGCCTTCAGATATTGTTATCCCTCATTCACTTGGAAACACTTGTAATTTATCTCAGACACAAAATTGTTTATCAGATACTATTGGCGAGATGTTTTCAGTCACAGAGCACAAACCGGAATTATTTGATAGTCTAGAAAATTCAGTATCAAATGAAATTGTTCCTGGAGAGAATTGGTATTTTGATAAAGGTACATTGATGATTTCAAATAATCTCTACTGGAAGGGATTTTATGGTAGAAATGCAGATATTACAACTACTGGATTAAGGATTTTTGGAGGATTTTATAAGAGATTTAGAAGACTAAACTCCGAATCATTTAGCGGTGTTACAAAGCCGTTTAATGTTCCAGTGTTTGCAAAAAGCATTGCAAAACAAAAAGAATTGGCAGGACATGGAAAAGTTATTCATCTTGAATATGAAGATACACCATTCAACCAGGCATATGACATATTAAAGATAGTGGATGAAAACCATATTCTAGGAAAAGCATTTTTGGGTTCGTTTGGTCGTGGGCAACAATTATTTGATTTTAGCATGTCTAGAACATATCCAATTGATTTTATGGGTGAAGACGATCTTACCACTTTATTCTATAATGATGAGTTTAGTCATACTCCTACTAAAGATGAGATGATTGGAAGATGGGAGGGGGTACTTGTTTCAGATTCATTTGTAACTCCTAGAAGCCAAGTCTTTGATTTTGATTATGATGGAAGTGGAGAATACCAAATGCATTACAACTTTTCTAATATTATACAAGGATATTCTGAAGTCTCTACAAACGAGAATTTGTTCAGATTCGATGACTTTACACCATTTCATGATGAATTAAGAATGATAAGACCTGATTTTGTTGTAGGAAAATGGGTAACTGATTGGTCATCGGTACAAAACAACAGATTTTCAATTTTAGAGTTAGAACATCTCATTAACTCTGGTGCAAGTACAATTCAGGTTTTGGATAGCATCTATAAGATTTTTAATTTAAGAATACCTAGACTTCCACAAGAAATCGGAGTAAGTTTTTTGAATGTTGAGAATCATCCACAAAAAGGTTCAAGAATAGGATTAAGTTATATTCTTAGAAAAACAAACTAG
- a CDS encoding CPBP family glutamic-type intramembrane protease, which translates to MQNSNKIFQFIAIPFTTFLSLIFGLLLISFPIGIYVFFESEIGEDINFEYPLTHLVLFKDTVFYQSSTDVSIGDIFVILWVFYLVFFVIALLGPRHGFLKTMSLMISFGKYDDRSNYMIGVTKWLSILVLVSILINFVQEQFEISIVPPMAENDLIQFFYVSLAPIIEEFGFRLILLGIPLFVFYSTKFSLRYFLSCLWTPNILNIHNGKKAIFLIIFVGVLFGFAHIAFGESWSEGKFVQASVSGIILGWVYLKYGFVASLLIHWATNYFIFAYATFLSQINFISIEEAFSHSLMSYLEILLLMSGMLSLSIMFLYKLYSKNFV; encoded by the coding sequence TTGCAAAATTCAAATAAAATATTTCAATTTATAGCAATCCCATTCACTACTTTCTTGTCTTTGATTTTTGGGTTATTACTCATTTCTTTTCCCATAGGAATTTATGTTTTCTTTGAAAGTGAAATTGGTGAAGATATTAATTTCGAATATCCTTTAACCCATTTAGTTCTCTTCAAAGATACTGTTTTTTATCAATCCTCAACTGATGTTAGTATCGGCGACATCTTTGTTATTTTGTGGGTTTTCTATCTTGTATTTTTCGTAATTGCCCTGTTGGGGCCCCGACATGGGTTTCTTAAAACCATGTCTTTGATGATATCTTTTGGAAAATACGATGATAGATCAAACTATATGATTGGTGTGACTAAATGGCTATCTATTTTGGTCCTGGTGTCAATACTGATTAATTTTGTTCAAGAACAATTTGAAATTAGTATTGTTCCGCCTATGGCCGAAAATGATCTAATTCAATTTTTTTATGTTAGTTTGGCACCTATAATAGAAGAATTTGGATTTCGCTTAATTTTATTGGGTATTCCATTGTTTGTTTTTTATTCCACTAAATTTTCACTGAGGTATTTTTTGAGTTGTTTGTGGACCCCCAATATTTTAAATATTCATAACGGTAAAAAAGCAATTTTTCTGATTATTTTTGTAGGAGTTCTTTTTGGTTTTGCACATATTGCATTTGGTGAATCTTGGAGTGAAGGAAAATTTGTTCAAGCATCTGTGAGTGGAATTATCCTTGGTTGGGTCTATCTGAAATATGGTTTTGTTGCTTCACTTTTGATTCATTGGGCAACAAATTATTTTATATTTGCATATGCTACTTTTCTTTCACAAATAAATTTTATTTCTATTGAAGAAGCATTTTCTCATTCACTTATGTCTTATCTGGAAATATTGTTATTGATGTCAGGAATGTTGTCTCTGAGCATTATGTTTTTGTATAAACTTTATTCTAAAAACTTCGTTTAG
- a CDS encoding FAD-dependent thymidylate synthase, with product MSEFSIKEKKILSDHFSNTDDDVFAILTPRQVDRGALMSRYSRTDKSMRQIFLDEFLQNKNRGDEFYDKVLLEYGDDSVAELGEAQIAIEGLSNIAVKKIEDRRIGLSYLEKSSRYVAWNKKENGKYRFYRDPQIMKSRFADLYEDSCNFSFDIYSKNIEPMVNYVREKYPIEKYNFKDSRDGKEKLFSKLKNEDDIKSAKMIYKGSTKAKSLDILRGLLPASTLTNVGITGNGRAFEYLLTVLGSSELREEQDLASKIKKELDTTIKSFVRRADDKYGKVFQKYLRNIKNKSKSIIVNEIKSKSKVGAITKLVEYESETSAINKIIASMIYDQSPSTSYQDILLQVKKMSKQNKNKIIETFAKLRTNRRHRPSRAFEHVYYTFDLCNNFGMFRDFHRHRALTLQRQLLTTDHGFSMPNEITILGIEKDFKECMEKTKDVFKKIRQKYPEQAQYVVNFGYNYPYLMKFNLREACHLIELRTVPQGHIDYRQVAQQMFKQINKVHPNLSKIMKYVDMKEYDLERFESEKRTEEKRKKLK from the coding sequence TTGTCAGAATTTTCAATTAAGGAAAAAAAAATCTTATCCGATCACTTTTCAAATACTGACGATGACGTTTTTGCAATCCTCACACCAAGACAGGTTGATCGCGGTGCATTGATGTCTAGATATAGTCGAACTGACAAAAGCATGAGACAAATTTTTCTTGATGAGTTTTTACAAAATAAAAATAGGGGAGATGAATTTTACGATAAGGTACTTTTAGAATACGGAGATGATTCTGTTGCAGAATTAGGAGAAGCCCAAATTGCCATTGAGGGCCTGTCAAATATTGCAGTAAAAAAAATTGAAGATAGACGAATAGGATTATCATATCTAGAAAAATCGTCCAGATATGTTGCATGGAATAAAAAAGAAAACGGAAAATATCGATTTTACAGGGATCCTCAAATCATGAAATCAAGATTTGCAGATCTCTATGAAGATAGTTGTAATTTTTCATTTGATATTTATTCAAAAAATATAGAACCCATGGTTAACTACGTTAGAGAAAAATATCCTATAGAAAAATATAATTTCAAAGATTCAAGGGACGGAAAAGAAAAATTATTTTCTAAATTAAAAAATGAGGATGATATAAAATCTGCCAAAATGATTTACAAGGGTTCGACGAAAGCTAAATCTTTAGATATTCTCAGAGGATTATTACCTGCATCAACGTTGACCAATGTTGGAATAACTGGAAATGGAAGAGCGTTTGAATACCTTCTTACCGTTTTAGGATCATCTGAACTAAGAGAAGAACAAGATCTAGCCTCAAAAATTAAAAAAGAATTAGATACAACCATCAAATCTTTTGTCAGGAGAGCAGATGACAAATATGGAAAAGTATTTCAAAAATATCTTAGAAACATCAAAAATAAATCTAAATCAATTATTGTAAACGAAATTAAATCCAAATCAAAGGTTGGTGCTATAACAAAACTAGTAGAATATGAATCAGAAACCAGTGCAATAAATAAAATTATTGCAAGTATGATTTATGATCAATCACCAAGTACATCATATCAAGATATCTTATTACAAGTAAAAAAAATGTCGAAACAAAATAAGAATAAAATTATTGAAACATTTGCAAAACTTAGGACAAATAGACGTCACAGACCGTCAAGAGCATTTGAACATGTTTATTACACATTTGATCTGTGTAATAACTTTGGAATGTTTAGAGATTTTCACAGACATAGAGCGCTAACCCTACAAAGACAGTTGTTAACAACAGACCATGGGTTTAGTATGCCAAATGAAATTACAATTCTTGGCATAGAGAAAGATTTCAAAGAATGTATGGAGAAGACTAAAGATGTATTTAAAAAAATCAGACAAAAATATCCTGAGCAAGCGCAATATGTTGTAAATTTTGGATACAATTATCCTTATTTAATGAAATTTAATCTTCGTGAAGCATGCCATCTGATTGAATTGAGAACTGTACCTCAGGGCCATATTGATTATAGACAAGTAGCACAACAAATGTTCAAACAAATAAATAAAGTACATCCAAATTTGAGTAAAATTATGAAGTATGTTGATATGAAAGAATATGATTTAGAAAGATTTGAATCCGAAAAAAGAACCGAAGAAAAAAGAAAGAAACTAAAATAA
- the msrB gene encoding peptide-methionine (R)-S-oxide reductase MsrB, with protein sequence MTEKIEKRPEEWKKILTPDQYEICINHGTEPPFSGKYNNTSLKGTFKCVCCGEELFSSDTKFDSGSGWPSFWKPLDEKKIEYISDTAYGMIRTEVNCNKCGAHLGHVFDDGPKPTNQRYCINSISLKHEKDEDV encoded by the coding sequence ATGACCGAAAAAATTGAAAAAAGACCAGAAGAATGGAAAAAGATTCTAACACCAGATCAATATGAGATATGCATTAACCATGGAACAGAACCCCCATTTTCTGGAAAATATAACAATACTTCTCTGAAAGGCACTTTCAAATGTGTGTGTTGTGGAGAAGAACTTTTTTCATCAGATACAAAGTTTGATTCAGGCTCAGGTTGGCCAAGTTTTTGGAAACCATTGGATGAAAAGAAGATAGAATATATTTCAGATACCGCATATGGGATGATTCGCACAGAAGTTAATTGTAACAAATGTGGGGCACATTTAGGCCATGTATTTGATGATGGGCCAAAACCGACAAATCAGAGATACTGTATTAATTCAATTTCATTAAAACATGAAAAAGATGAAGACGTGTAA
- a CDS encoding translation initiation factor, which translates to MAVICNTCGLPEDLCACGELAKDSTKIIIRLETRRFKKKGTMIEGLDPKLNNLETVAKDLKNKYACGGTAKDGYIFLQGDHRDTIKDTLIHLGFAEDTIELH; encoded by the coding sequence ATGGCAGTAATTTGTAATACCTGTGGTCTTCCAGAAGATCTATGTGCTTGTGGTGAACTTGCCAAAGATAGTACTAAAATTATTATTCGATTGGAAACTAGGAGATTCAAGAAAAAAGGTACTATGATTGAGGGATTAGATCCTAAATTAAATAACTTGGAAACTGTTGCAAAAGATCTAAAAAACAAATATGCCTGCGGTGGAACTGCCAAAGATGGGTACATCTTTTTACAGGGTGATCATAGAGACACAATAAAAGATACCTTGATTCATTTAGGTTTTGCAGAAGATACTATAGAATTGCATTAG
- the tfb gene encoding transcription initiation factor IIB (stabilizes TBP binding to an archaeal box-A promoter; responsible for recruiting RNA polymerase II to the pre-initiation complex), translated as MARKINPKDKCPRCGQGTLVTDANTGENFCGKCGFVITDKVEESGPEWRSFSNEGENKSRAGVPTSLAMHDMGLATVINPQNRDATGKPLTAAMKSTIERLRTWDSRSQVHEPVDRNFRQAFSELDRLKDKLAVGDSVIEKAAYIYRKALEKGLVRGRSISALIASALYAACRDTETPRTLKDIGYASNIKRKDIARCYRLLLRELNLKMPVVDPIKCISRIASKAGLSEKTKRKATKILQTAEEQKISAGKDPMGLAAAALYVACVTNGENKTQRDVAEAAGVTEVTIRNRYKGLKVALNL; from the coding sequence ATGGCTAGAAAAATCAATCCAAAAGATAAATGTCCAAGATGTGGTCAGGGAACACTGGTTACAGACGCCAACACAGGTGAAAATTTTTGTGGTAAATGTGGATTTGTTATTACTGATAAGGTGGAAGAATCAGGTCCAGAGTGGAGGTCATTTTCAAATGAAGGTGAAAACAAAAGTAGGGCAGGAGTTCCAACATCACTTGCCATGCATGATATGGGGTTAGCCACTGTGATTAATCCACAAAACAGAGATGCAACGGGTAAGCCACTAACTGCTGCCATGAAAAGTACCATAGAGAGACTAAGAACATGGGACAGCAGAAGTCAGGTACATGAACCAGTAGACAGAAACTTTAGACAAGCATTTAGTGAATTAGACCGATTAAAAGACAAACTAGCTGTGGGTGATTCAGTTATTGAAAAAGCTGCTTACATTTATAGAAAAGCTCTCGAAAAAGGACTAGTCAGAGGACGTTCAATCTCAGCCTTGATTGCTTCAGCACTATATGCAGCATGTAGAGACACAGAAACACCAAGAACCTTAAAAGACATAGGATATGCAAGTAACATTAAACGTAAAGATATTGCAAGGTGCTATAGATTATTGTTAAGAGAATTAAATTTAAAGATGCCAGTAGTTGATCCAATTAAATGCATTTCAAGAATTGCCAGTAAGGCAGGATTATCTGAAAAAACAAAAAGGAAAGCAACAAAAATTTTACAGACAGCCGAAGAACAAAAAATTTCTGCAGGTAAAGACCCCATGGGATTAGCAGCTGCAGCATTGTATGTTGCATGTGTTACAAATGGGGAAAATAAAACACAACGAGACGTAGCAGAGGCTGCAGGAGTTACAGAGGTTACAATTAGAAATAGATACAAAGGTTTGAAAGTAGCATTAAACCTCTAA
- a CDS encoding CdvA-like protein translates to MTNDDIEFIGKNVKDMYGTFMGKVIGTITDIDGSIQSVGIDCGSQGLQQVQYEQLVVQGDIVIFIPKWRLDSQKLIREKQLTLRRLKALIDIVSENDDMKEDAEIIHEKYKSKLVSLDKTEHQIKAILETRLNELEEQMQSAKMLLFDAKVQYKSNEISDTIFETVKSCTTEVIEHVTHETAEIANVKRRISDLELEEHEMTFPTPNIQESAVSYLKTPEPEQLVQTILPEAPTEPVVRHSESIEAKVEPTPKSSSEVTVKFPEPPQQVTPETSNDDNDNDWLSRMEAQ, encoded by the coding sequence ATGACAAACGACGATATCGAATTTATCGGTAAGAACGTCAAAGACATGTACGGAACATTCATGGGTAAAGTCATAGGAACAATAACTGATATTGACGGTAGTATTCAATCCGTTGGTATTGACTGCGGTTCTCAAGGACTACAGCAAGTCCAGTATGAACAATTAGTGGTCCAAGGGGATATTGTTATCTTCATTCCTAAATGGAGGTTAGACTCACAAAAACTCATTCGTGAAAAACAATTAACTCTACGTCGTCTAAAGGCATTGATAGATATTGTTTCAGAAAATGATGACATGAAAGAGGATGCAGAAATCATTCATGAAAAATACAAGTCAAAACTTGTATCATTGGATAAAACAGAACATCAGATCAAAGCAATACTTGAGACAAGATTAAATGAGTTAGAAGAACAAATGCAGTCTGCAAAAATGTTATTGTTTGACGCAAAAGTGCAATACAAGAGCAACGAAATCTCAGACACGATATTTGAAACCGTGAAATCATGCACAACTGAGGTAATTGAGCATGTAACACACGAAACAGCAGAAATCGCAAATGTGAAGAGAAGGATTTCAGATCTTGAATTAGAAGAACACGAAATGACGTTTCCTACACCAAACATCCAAGAATCAGCCGTTTCATACCTGAAGACTCCTGAACCAGAACAATTAGTTCAGACAATACTTCCGGAAGCACCAACAGAACCAGTAGTTAGACATTCAGAATCAATTGAAGCTAAAGTTGAACCAACACCAAAATCTTCATCTGAAGTCACAGTTAAATTTCCAGAACCACCCCAACAGGTGACACCAGAAACATCAAATGATGACAATGACAATGATTGGTTATCAAGAATGGAAGCACAGTAA
- the acs gene encoding acetate--CoA ligase, translating into MSETYNIGLGKNDSDLRKKADSDFVSFWGEQAKNLTWFSPWSQILDWKYPFAKWFVGGKINASYNALDIHQKANANKPAILWEGENGESRIITYREMYTQVQKLSNVLKSLGVQKGDRVTIYLPMIPELPITMLACARIGAIHTVVFSGFSSTSIRDRIIDSKSKIVITADGGYRRGNVVKLKEVIDDAIKDCDFIQHVIVVERTKNTITLNSRDSLWSDLMKDVSNSCDAEKLDSTHPLYILYTSGTTGKPKGVLHGTGGYLTHLHSTFKWAFDIKDSDVFFCTADIGWVTGHSYVVYAPLLHGVTQVIYEGAPDYPDASRMWNILQKYHVTIFYTTPTALRMFMKFGDSIPNSFDLSSLRLLGTVGEPINPEVWKWYFKTIGKEKCPIIDTWWQTETGGMMISPLPGLETIQLKPGSGTKPIPGVDIAVVDDIGNIVSSNTKGYLVIKNPWPGMFLTLWNDDKKYSSVYWSKYKNFYYSGDYALKDDDGYFWLLGRADDVLKVAGHRIGTAELESCIVSHKDVAEAAVCGIPDDLKGEVIIAFVVLKHGITKDSNLLENEIADKIRSNIGAIATPKQIYFVSKLPKTRSGKIMRRLLKAIGNNEQIGDVSTLEDGAAVTEVQAAFDEIQKSIRDKSK; encoded by the coding sequence ATGTCTGAGACATATAATATTGGACTTGGAAAAAATGATTCAGATTTAAGAAAAAAGGCGGATTCTGATTTTGTGTCTTTTTGGGGCGAGCAGGCAAAGAATCTAACTTGGTTTTCACCATGGTCTCAAATTCTAGATTGGAAATACCCATTTGCCAAATGGTTTGTCGGGGGTAAAATCAATGCATCATATAATGCCCTAGATATCCATCAAAAGGCAAATGCTAACAAACCTGCCATTCTTTGGGAAGGAGAAAATGGGGAATCTCGTATCATCACATATCGTGAAATGTACACTCAAGTACAAAAATTATCAAATGTTCTCAAATCTTTAGGTGTCCAAAAAGGAGACAGAGTTACAATATATCTTCCAATGATTCCAGAATTACCCATTACAATGCTAGCATGTGCAAGAATTGGTGCAATACATACTGTGGTATTTTCAGGATTTAGTTCTACATCCATCAGAGATAGAATTATTGATTCAAAATCAAAAATCGTCATCACTGCAGATGGAGGATATAGACGAGGAAATGTTGTTAAACTCAAAGAAGTCATAGATGATGCAATCAAAGACTGTGATTTCATACAACATGTTATTGTTGTAGAGAGAACCAAGAATACAATCACACTTAATTCGAGAGATAGTCTTTGGAGTGATTTGATGAAAGATGTTTCTAATTCATGTGATGCAGAAAAACTAGATAGTACACATCCTCTCTATATTTTGTACACATCTGGAACTACTGGAAAACCTAAAGGGGTTTTACATGGAACTGGAGGGTATCTAACACACTTACATTCTACTTTCAAATGGGCATTTGATATTAAGGATTCTGATGTATTTTTTTGTACTGCCGATATTGGTTGGGTGACAGGTCACAGCTATGTTGTCTACGCACCTTTACTTCATGGTGTAACACAAGTAATCTATGAGGGGGCACCTGATTATCCAGATGCATCACGAATGTGGAATATTTTACAAAAATATCATGTCACAATTTTTTACACAACTCCAACTGCACTAAGAATGTTTATGAAATTTGGTGACAGTATTCCAAATTCTTTTGATCTTTCATCATTGCGATTACTTGGAACTGTAGGTGAGCCGATAAATCCTGAAGTTTGGAAATGGTATTTTAAAACTATTGGAAAAGAAAAATGTCCGATAATAGATACTTGGTGGCAAACTGAAACTGGAGGTATGATGATTTCTCCTTTACCTGGATTAGAGACTATTCAATTAAAACCAGGTTCAGGAACTAAACCAATTCCAGGGGTAGATATTGCAGTAGTTGATGACATTGGAAATATTGTTTCTTCTAACACAAAAGGGTATTTAGTAATCAAAAACCCATGGCCTGGGATGTTTTTAACATTATGGAATGATGATAAAAAATATTCCTCGGTATACTGGTCAAAATACAAAAACTTCTACTACTCCGGAGATTATGCACTCAAAGATGACGATGGGTATTTTTGGTTGCTAGGACGTGCAGATGATGTTTTAAAAGTTGCAGGTCATAGGATTGGAACTGCAGAACTTGAAAGTTGTATTGTATCTCATAAGGATGTTGCAGAAGCTGCAGTATGTGGAATTCCAGACGATTTAAAAGGTGAAGTGATTATTGCTTTTGTCGTTTTAAAACACGGAATTACGAAAGATTCCAACCTTTTGGAAAACGAAATAGCAGATAAAATTAGATCTAATATAGGTGCAATTGCAACACCAAAACAAATCTATTTTGTTTCAAAACTTCCAAAAACGCGTAGTGGAAAAATAATGAGACGGCTGTTAAAAGCTATTGGAAATAATGAACAAATTGGTGATGTTAGTACCTTAGAAGATGGTGCTGCAGTAACCGAAGTTCAAGCTGCCTTTGATGAAATTCAAAAATCAATCAGAGATAAATCAAAATAA